The Leopardus geoffroyi isolate Oge1 chromosome C1, O.geoffroyi_Oge1_pat1.0, whole genome shotgun sequence sequence CAGCTCAGTTAAGATCAACTATTCCAATACAGTTACGATGATGTGGAAGTTCAAGGCCATGGAAGCCCAGAGATGAGGCCCTAAGCCACCTGGAAGGGCATAGTCAGAGAAGTCTTCTTGGAGGAGTACCAGGCGATGAGAAGAGCGAGGGAAGGGCATCCAAGGGTGAGCAAGGGATGGGGCAAAGCATTTGGGCTGGAGACAGTGTTTGGGAGTCACTGTGCTTCCGAAGGTAACTGAAGCCATAAGGATGGAAGGCCAGAGAGCAGCCTGTAGAGTCCCAAGAAGCAGCATGGGGCATTTCTGGAGAAGGATGAGAAGTCAGGACAGACCTCAGGTCCTCTCACACAAGGCCGAGGATGAGTGGACAAGCCGAGGTTCAGAGTGGACCTGTGGCTCTACCCTAAGAGGATGCCAGGATTCTGGGCTCAGCACCCAAGCAAGAGTGAACCATGAACCCTTAAGTTTCTGGGCCTCCTCAGAGGCAGTCTGGGGAGGCTGGGGCCCAGCCAATGGCAGTGCCACGTACAGCTCCGCCTCCTCCCAGGCCAGCGGCACACCCGGCTGCCTGCGGACTCTGCAGGCTCCGTCCCAGGAAGGCGCTGCCCCAAACACCCTCCCTGGTTCTGACATGAGTTCCAGCTGCCTCCGACTGCCAGCTGCCAGGACCCTTGAGGAGTAGCCACTCAGGTAAGGCCACCTGTGTCCAGATGGACCCTTGGTGTACCTGGCAGAGGGAGACATCTCTGATGGAGAGGCGAGGGAGGCAGCCTGGACATATTCGCCACCCTGGGTTCtggtgggagaggaacagagggctCCTCCCTCCACTGCTCTGGGTTCTTTCAGCTCTTCCCAGCTGAGCAGAGGCAGGAGCCAGGGaccaagtgggagaggggctcaCAGGGGTGCCAGAAGCTGAGCAAGCGAAGAGACTCTGCCTGGGCTTGCAaagccccaccccaccacaccctaGGTGGGCTGGGCCAGAAGCCTCTGGGGACTAAGGGCTGGAGCCTCCTTGGCTGTTCCCTGTCAGGCTGCCAGGAGTTCCTCCCACCTTAGGCAGGACCGAGCAAAGATAAGTTGATGATTCACGACCAAGTGGTAGGTGGTATAGACAGAAGAGTGGAGAGACAGGGTAGGAGACAGGGTGGGAGCAGAGACGCCTCCAGCCTCCCTAACCTGACGTCCACCTCGTGGAGGAGAGGATGGGCACAGATCCCTTTCCTGCAACTTAGGGAAAGGGGTCCAGGCCCCAGAGTgcaattcaaatcccagctctgctgcttccCAGCTGTGCAAATATGAGCaaattaattaacctctctgtgctccacTTTACTCATCCGCAAATTGGCAATAAAAAATAGCATACCCTTTCATACTATATTGGTTCGTgcaaagtgctcagaacagtgcctggtgttGCATAAACACCCTATAACTGTTGGCTGTTATCACTACCCTGCCCATCTCTAATAGATACCACAGGCAGGACAGGGCAATGCCCAGTGCCTAGACCAGCGCTGGAAAGGGCACCAGGAACCCCTTACAGCAAGAGGCTGTGCAGTCTCCCTGAGGTCCTTGGGGATCCCAGCAGGTGAGACCACAGTACATGGGTCTCAGGGAACCACGCCCCAACCCAGGAACCAGGCAGAAGAACTCCAAGAGATCAAGTGGACACCACACACTCAGAATGGCAGTCATACTCCCTAAATGGAGTTAAATCTGATACCTGTGTGTTTATCACGCTGAACTCACCAGTGAAACTGACCAGAGCAGAATTTCCCATTTTGCTGTGTTGACAAGACTGCTCCataagatgatttaaaaaaaaaaagaaaaaaggttctGTGGTCAAAGGAGTTTGGGCAATGCTACATATTTCGTTCCCCTTTTGGAGACTCACAGTGTAAACGTATTAGCATGGTCAAGTAAAGGGACCTATTTAACTTTGCTGAACCTGTGTTTGCCTACCTTTCTTGGACACAGAATCCTTTTCTCTCACTACTCCTGTTGCCAAACTATGGACAGGATTCCATGGAACCCCAGTTTGGGAATCCAAACTACAGCATACCAGGCTACTCTAGGAAGGCCATTGGATAAAGAGAACGGTTGTCCCCTACTTTATCTTTCAGCTGGATTGTCATTGGCCTTGCTTCTAGTGAGCTGCATTCCAGCAAGACATTGCCTGGGTATTTACAGATGGCAGTCTGGGGACAAGTTTCCAGCAGCCTCTCCAGCCCAGtcccacaagccaaggaaagggCAAAGACCGGGTTCCCCTTTGGAGGGGCTAAGAGGAGAGAGCGGGGCTCAAAAGGAGAGAAGTCTTCCTGAGGCTCGGCCCCCTGAAGAGGAGGGCCAGGGtcaggacagagggaaagagcagAGTGTCCACCTACTTAAACCTTCACTCTGCAGGACTGTAAGACCAGAATCTCGGGGCCCTGGGAGGAAAGACTGACTCCCTGGACCCACCTTCATGCACTTTTATGGATAAGAGTTGGGTTCTGGATTGAATTagctgggctcaaatcccagttctgcacCTAACAGTTGTGCAATCTGCATAAcccccaaacctcagtttccttcatctgcaaaatggggacaataatagaaCCTAGCTCCTCTGTGGCTATGAGAATTAAATACAGATGATATACAGTATTTCTATAAGGTGCTCAGAGTGAGTGCTCTATACATGTGGGGAATTCTTATCATTTCTCAGCAGTAGCAGCCAACAGCTGGGTCCACCATGAACTGGGGGATCTTCGAGGGGCTCCTGAGCGGGGTCAACAAGTACTCCACTGCCTTTGGGCGAATCTGGCTGTCTCTGGTCTTCATCTTCCGCGTGCTGGTGTACCTGGTGACGGCTGAGCGAGTGTGGAGTGACGATCACAAGGATTTTGACTGCAACACCAAGCAGCCGGGCTGCTCCAACGTCTGCTTTGACGAGTTCTTCCCCGTGTCCCACGTGCGCCTCTGGGCCCTGCAGCTCATCCTGGTCACCTGCCCCTCGCTGCTCGTGGTCATGCACGTCGCCTACCGGGAGGCTCGGGAGAAGAAGCACCgagaggcagtgggggaggaTGGCGGGCGCCTCTACCTGAACCCCGGCAAGAAGCGGGGTGGGCTCTGGTGGACCTACGTCTGCAGCCTGGTGTTCAAAGCCGGCGTGGATACCGCCTTCCTCTATGTGTTCCACTCGTTCTACCCCAAATACACCCTCCCTCATGTGGTCAAGTGCCACGCAGCTCCGTGTCCCAACACGGTGGATTGCTTCATCTCCAAGCCCTCAGAGAAGAACATCTTCACTCTTTTCATGGTGGTCACGGCCGCCATTTGCATCCTGCTCAACCTCGTGGAGCTGGCCTACCTGGTAAGCAAGAGGTGCCGTGAGGGCCTGGCAGCGAGGAGAGCCAGGGCCACGGGCGGAGGCCATCGCCCAGACTGTCCCACCTCTTCCTACAAGGAAGACGACCTCCTCTCGGGCGACCTCATCTTTCTGGGCTCGGACTCTCACCCTCCTCTCTTACCAGACCGCCCTCGAGACCATGTGAAGAAGACCATGCTGTGAGAGCGGCCTGGTCAAGCCTGGTTGGAAAGGGCCCGGCATCTCCCATGGGTGCAGccttgggggcgggggagctGAGCTGCAAGCAGGGGCAGGTAGGAGGGGGCGTCCTGCACCTGCCCCCTACTGTGGGGCCTCGGGAAGGTTACACCTCCACACtgaaccttaatttttttctgcgtAAATTGGAGGCAAAGCCCACCTCGCTGGGTTTTTGCCGTGAGGAGGGGTTTATTTAGAGAATGGATGTGCCAGTGCCATCTGTGGGGGGGCACCCACGGTCAAGACTTAATAAAAGTCAACTCCTCCACTTGCTTCGAGCCGTGCTTCGTTTCTTCATCCTTTGTGACCCCTGTCAGATCACTGGGTCAACGTCTCTTGCCCTTGCAAAGGGCTGGACTTGAACCAGCCAGGGGGAGGAgccgtcccctcccccagaaaaaGTCCCCAGCACTCCTGGGGGTCATGCCAATTGCTCAAGCTCAAGACAAGCCTTTATCCCCAGTTGGAAATTTAAGCCCAAGGGCTGTCTGCAAACATAATGGGGCTTAGCACGTGGGGACGTGTGTGTTGCAATGGAAAGTTCGTGAACTTTTGAGTCAGAACACTTGCATTCGAACCCATGTTCCACCGGGACTCTGGAAAAGTGACTTCAGCTCCTCTCTAAAGTGGGTTAATAACGTGGAgcctggaggggctggggggtgctGGATGAGCTCATGGCTGTGGATGGGGTAAGCCAGCTGTAAAAGGCCACATAAATGTTAATCATTGGTAttaggaagtgctcaataaatgcttgtgggAAATCAAGCAGAAGAGCCCCTCCCTGGCTGCACATTAATCCTCACTATCCCAGCCACCGGGACAGTCAGAAAGGACACAGGCCCAAGGCCCCTCTGCAGCCCCCACCCAGGAAGACCCTGACTTCCCTGCAGGCCTTCCCCAGGGACCCAGGTCTAcggagacagacagggaggctATGCCTGGCCCCATGCCAGCTGGGACGTTCCATGCTGCTGGCCTGCATTCCTTGTCTCCACCCGAGCAGCGGTATCCTTGTCTGAAAAACCAGAAtccgtccctcccacccccacacagcTCACCAGCAGCCCAAGCTCTAGTCCCCAGAAACGTCTCCACCTGGGTGCAACATGCTCCTGGGCTGAATCAAGGTTGCCCCTCTCCACATATACCACCTGCTGAGGACCCCAGAACCGTGCTTCTgaaaagggcaagagagaggcctggggacagagggacTAGGGGCAATAAGGCAACTGGAAGGGGCTAGGAGCAACAGACAGGGGCTAGCGTTGGGGCTGACCTGGGCCCTGACATGAGAATACAAGGCTCCTGCACTGCCTCCCCCCCTCCAACAGTTCCACCTACATACCTGCCAGCCCAGGGAGCCAGACCCAGCCATGCCCATCCAGGCTGGAGAGAAGGCGTGGGCCAGGGGAGAAGAGCCACACAGGTGTTTGCTCTGAATATGTGCCCGGGGAAGTCCGCCCGCCGGCCCACCCGCTCACTCTCCCTTGGCTCATTGGCTCAGAAAGCTCCACCCCGAAGAGGAGTGAGGAACAAAAGCTGCCTCTGGGAGGCCCTCAGGCACACAGACAAGCCCAGGGACCAGAGAGTGGCTGCTAGACCCAAGAAAGGTGAGGACCCAATCGGGGGCCGGAGAGGGGGCTGGGAAGCAGGGACCAGGTGGGCTGAGGAACCTCGTGAACTCAGGCTGCAGGCTGGGCTcctgggaggaagaaagaggacagaggatccctgGAGAAACCCCAGGGAAGccccaaggaggggaggggacatcCTGCCAGACCAAAGGGAGGACAGAGGAccagagaagagacaaagaaaaggagggaCCAGGAAGAGAGAGTTTCTGCTCAGTTCAGCAAACATCTATTGCGTGCTCTCGGGGCCAGGCCTGGTGCTGAGTCCTGGGGGAACAGATGATCCAGGCGTAGAGGCTGCCCTCCAGACGCTGACAGTCTGGTGCAGGAGACAGGTAAACAGGCTATTTGAACACCAGTGATCCATTCTGCCATGAGAGATAGAGGAGGGTATTCAGAAAATGTCCCAGGGTGAGAAGCTCTGAAGACGGTGAGGTCTGAGTcagggatggggcgggggggctggggcaggagagagaaccTGATGGCTCTCCAGATAAGGGGGTGTGGAGGACAGAGCACATCGGACAGAGGCCCGACCAGGAATAATGGGAGACCTGGCTGACAATCAGAGAAGACAGGTGTCCCTGAGAACAAGTACATGATCAGGGGTGGACCGAGCCAGAATCCTGCCTTTGTCCCTTTCCCAGGCCCTCCCTAAAGCCGAAATGGTTGGAATTCCAGAGGAACCCACTGTGGTCAGGACAGTCAGCGCTCGCACGGGTGCAGGGAAGGGGAGGCGCATGGGGCCAAACCGCCACAGCTCCAAAGAGCCTATTTAGTGTGGGAGGAAATGTCCAGGCTGGGGATGCCCTGGGCCTCTCAGTGAGGATGGTTATCACTCAGGGGTTCTTCAAAGAGGCCAATGTGAacacacccagcacagggcctggctcatGTTGGTGCTCATTAGAAGCTGGAGGATAATGATacacacccctcctcccctgcccctgtcGAGCCCCAGCAGCTGGCAGGAGGGCAAATCATCCAACCTGcaccttcttcctgtttctgtagAAGTCAtgctatccacagaaacttggggTCACAGAAGTTGGCAGGCACATCCATGGAAGATGGTTACCTTTCACGTTTATCCATTACCCTGTAGAATAAAACATCCCCTGATTTTGGAGCTGGAAGATGGGAGTTCAAGACCAGCTCCACCATTTCCAGCAGGGGGAGGCCTTGGGTAGGTGGCTGTCTAGGCCTTAGTTtacccactgccccccccccactccatgaaatggggataacagcCATCCctaccccccccaccaccaccaccaccaagtcaTTGCAGGTGAGGACGTGATGACAAGGTGGTTCTGAAAGGGTTTTGCCAATCGCACCTTCAATAAAGGGCACCCATTTCCAGGCTCTCCCAGGCCTCGTGGCCCCCACCCCGGAGTGGGCACTCGCGGTGTAGACCGTCCACGTGAGGAAGCAAGGACACAGTCGGCATGAACTGGGCGTCCCTGCAGGGCCTCCTGAGCGGGGTCAACAAGTACTCCACGGCGCTAGGCCGCATCTGGCTGTCGGTGGTGTTCATCTTCCGCGTGCTGGTGTACGTGGTGGCCGCAGAGGAGGTGTGGGACGACGAGCAGAAGGACTTCGTCTGCAACACCAAGCAGCCAGGCTGCCCCAACGTCTGCTACGACGAGTTCTTCCCCGTGTCCCACGTGCGCCTCTGGGCCCTGCAGCTCATCCTGGTCACCTGCCCCTCGCTGCTCGTGGTCATGCACGTCGCCTACCGCCAGGAGCGGGAGCGGAAGCACCGCCTGAAGCATGGCCCCAACGCCCCGTCCCTGTACGACAACCCCAGCAAGAAGCGGGGCGGGCTCTGGTGGACGTACTTGCTGAGTCTCGTTTTCAAGGCTGCCGTCGACTCTGCCTTCCTCTACATCTTCCACCGCCTCTACCAGGACTACGACATGCCCCGGGTGGTGGCCTGCTCCGAGTCCCCTTGCCCCCACACTGTGGACTGCTACATCTCCCGACCCACGGAGAAGAAGGTCTTCACCTACTTCATGGTGGCCACAGCTGTGATCTGCATCCTGCTCAACCTCAGTGAGGTCGTCTACCTGGTGGGCAAGAGGTGCCTGGAGACCTTCAGCCCGAAGCGCCAGCGGTCTCCACGCCGGGATCACCTGCCCGATACGTGCCCCCCATATGTCCTCTCCCAGAGAGAGCACCCCCAAGATGGGAACTCTGTCCTAATGAAGGCCGGGTCGGCCACGTTGGATGCAGGTGGGTTTCCATAACCTGTGAGGTTGGCGGCTGGGACCACCGGGCCCATGGTCTGTTCCCTAAGGCCACCGCAGGGCAGTGGCCTCTTTTCTGCAGCAGGGCAGGTGAGGAAGACGGTTGTGGGGCTCAGGAAGCACCCCCATGGGCCAGTGCTGGAGAGCAGCTTGGTCTCTAGGTCCTGAGCCCCGGAGGAGGGAGGTTGACGGCTGGTGGGGATTTTGTATATGGCAATGGGGTATGTCAAAACcttaataaatgtgattttccCAGTATTTTGTAGACCAGGTGGGGAGTGGCGGGTAGAAGTGTCAGGGGGGTTCACCATGGACCTCAGAGAGGAGCCACAACCACTCAGTGGGTGCCTGCACCCCAGAACCTCAGATCCAAGGTCATCgatgcatcacacacacacacaccaccacaccacacacactcacacgcaccaCACAACatataccacacatacacacacagagtgtgcCCCCAGGACGTGGTAGGAATGCCAAGAGGTGGCTCCAGGGGTGTCTGGACTCTGCAACCAGCCTTGGTCTGCAACCAGCTGGCCAAGGCAGGAGGAGTGGGATCCCAGGAGACCCTGGGCCCAGCACAGGTCAGTTCTCAGTGGGAGCCCCTGCAGTGAATGTGCATGGTTCAGGAggcctcggcccctcccccattccagcCTCCCTCACCCTGCCCATCACACTCCTCAGAGAGAGAGTCTCCCTGAGGGTATCAggggaaggctgggagggaggggaaggtgctgAGAGTGAGCCCAGGATGGGGAGTCTGTAGAGATATCCCCACAGGCCACGGACCTATTGAGAACATCAGAGCTACAGGGtccctcccagagcctccagtCTGAGGAAATCCCCCTGTCTTCACCAGACACACATTTCctcatcctcccacccccatccccaccactcAGACCTTGACCCCTCCCCAAATCACACCTCCAGTATGGACCTGCCTCAGAGCCAGAGCCCCCACCAACAGCCCAGGGGAACAACCCTCCGGGAGGCCCCCAGGCCTCCTCCAGTCAGCAGCTCCCATGCTGACCACACCTACCGTCCTCACACATCACCGACTCCCTGACCATGAATGGCACCccagccacccagttgtcccagcCAGGAGCTGGCCTGACACCCTCATGCCCTCCCCGTCTCCCAGCCTCTCACACCCCACAAGCCAGTGCCAGTGCAGTTCATCCTGCTAACTCCAACCCTAAATGTCTCCTGAATCTGTCCTTCCTTTCCCACCACCCTTCCACCATGGGGACAGAGTAGTCCTTCTATATATGAACCTGACTCTGGCATTcttcctgctttaaaaattcttccaCTACTGCCACAACCCTCCATTGCCCTCAACCTGacccctgctggcctccccagTGTCACCCCTGC is a genomic window containing:
- the GJB4 gene encoding gap junction beta-4 protein, with the protein product MNWASLQGLLSGVNKYSTALGRIWLSVVFIFRVLVYVVAAEEVWDDEQKDFVCNTKQPGCPNVCYDEFFPVSHVRLWALQLILVTCPSLLVVMHVAYRQERERKHRLKHGPNAPSLYDNPSKKRGGLWWTYLLSLVFKAAVDSAFLYIFHRLYQDYDMPRVVACSESPCPHTVDCYISRPTEKKVFTYFMVATAVICILLNLSEVVYLVGKRCLETFSPKRQRSPRRDHLPDTCPPYVLSQREHPQDGNSVLMKAGSATLDAGGFP
- the GJB5 gene encoding gap junction beta-5 protein; protein product: MNWGIFEGLLSGVNKYSTAFGRIWLSLVFIFRVLVYLVTAERVWSDDHKDFDCNTKQPGCSNVCFDEFFPVSHVRLWALQLILVTCPSLLVVMHVAYREAREKKHREAVGEDGGRLYLNPGKKRGGLWWTYVCSLVFKAGVDTAFLYVFHSFYPKYTLPHVVKCHAAPCPNTVDCFISKPSEKNIFTLFMVVTAAICILLNLVELAYLVSKRCREGLAARRARATGGGHRPDCPTSSYKEDDLLSGDLIFLGSDSHPPLLPDRPRDHVKKTML